Proteins encoded within one genomic window of Streptomyces sp. NBC_00523:
- a CDS encoding Na+/H+ antiporter subunit A produces MTALIVAHFVLAAFARPLVRRLGARAFLVLALPPAATTCWAFTQWETAASGSSVNWSWAWMPDYGVSVDLRLDALAELMVLLASGVGTLVLLYCASYFSDTTPRLAGFAGNLLAFAGAMLALVLSDDLISLYVFWELTTVFSYLLIGYDSEQRHSRRSALQALTVTTLGGLAMLVGFLIVGQEAGTYRISEILADPPPATTAVEVAVLLILCGALSKSAVWPFSLWLPNAMAAPTPVSAYLHAAAMVKAGVYLVARLAPAFADVPGWRPVVIIFGAATMLLGGWRALRLNDLKIVLAYGTVSQLGFLTLLAGVGNRDAALAAAVMILGHALFKAPLFLVTGIVDHAAGTRDLRKLSGVGRALPHVCAVAVLAALSMAALPPMLGFAAKESAFEALLHGDTADRWALGITVAGSALTVAYTARFIWGGFFRKPGVADTPVHRVGPAFLAAPAALALCGLVLGPGIGWTDRLLSAYADAFPAPAHPYHLALWHGWGTALLLSAAATAGGAVLFAARDRVARLSRRIAWPTADGVFGQLLLGLERLSLQATGFVQRGSLSVYLATTLLVMLAGQLSVFVVDRPWQGASAPRLWDVPLQGAVAALTCAAALLCLTVRRRMKAVVLAGLTGYGTALLFVVQGGPDLALTQFCVETVSMIVFVLVLRRMPVHFQESVSPWRRAVRIPVALAAAATLGVVVWVAAAARTASPAGAAMVEETAHHGLKDVVATILVDLRAWDTMGESAVLAAAAIGVTSLIYLHRRAEGAAAPAEVRGHTAWSVTNEPLTGVPQGDEGAPERGWLAAGSTLAPEHRSVVFEVVARLLFHPILVLSVYLLFCAENMPGGGFVGGLVAGLALITRYLAGGRFELAEAAPLQPGLFTGLGLFLSTGVALIGLSDGTVLHAWTYHGHLPLIGAYEFGTPVIFDCGVYLLVLGVVLDIVRALGAKIDRQIERAAAEKAAARRAGPETGEATP; encoded by the coding sequence ATGACCGCGCTCATCGTCGCCCACTTCGTCCTCGCGGCCTTCGCGCGCCCGCTGGTGCGACGGCTGGGCGCGCGCGCCTTCCTCGTCCTCGCGCTGCCGCCCGCCGCCACCACCTGCTGGGCGTTCACCCAGTGGGAGACGGCCGCCTCCGGCTCCTCGGTGAACTGGTCCTGGGCCTGGATGCCCGACTACGGCGTCTCCGTGGACCTGCGCCTCGACGCGCTCGCCGAACTCATGGTGCTGCTCGCGTCCGGCGTCGGCACGCTCGTCCTGCTGTACTGCGCCTCCTACTTCAGCGACACGACCCCCCGGCTGGCCGGGTTCGCCGGGAACCTCCTCGCGTTCGCCGGCGCGATGCTCGCCCTCGTCCTCAGCGACGACCTGATCTCCCTCTACGTCTTCTGGGAGCTCACCACCGTCTTCTCGTACCTGCTCATCGGATACGACAGCGAGCAGCGCCACAGCAGACGCTCCGCGCTCCAGGCGCTGACCGTCACCACGCTCGGCGGCCTCGCCATGCTGGTCGGCTTCCTGATCGTCGGTCAGGAGGCCGGGACCTACCGCATCTCCGAGATCCTCGCCGACCCGCCCCCGGCGACCACCGCCGTCGAGGTCGCCGTCCTGCTCATCCTGTGCGGGGCCCTGTCCAAGTCGGCCGTCTGGCCGTTCAGCCTCTGGCTGCCCAACGCCATGGCCGCGCCCACCCCCGTCAGCGCCTATCTGCACGCCGCCGCGATGGTCAAGGCGGGGGTCTATCTGGTCGCCCGGCTCGCCCCGGCCTTCGCCGACGTGCCCGGCTGGCGGCCCGTCGTGATCATCTTCGGCGCCGCGACGATGCTCCTCGGCGGCTGGCGGGCCCTCAGGCTGAACGACCTCAAGATCGTCCTGGCGTACGGGACCGTCAGCCAGCTCGGCTTCCTCACCCTCCTCGCGGGCGTCGGCAACCGTGACGCCGCGCTGGCCGCCGCCGTCATGATCCTCGGCCACGCCCTCTTCAAGGCCCCGCTCTTCCTCGTCACCGGCATCGTGGACCACGCCGCCGGCACCCGTGACCTGCGCAAGCTCTCCGGCGTCGGACGCGCCCTGCCCCACGTGTGCGCCGTCGCCGTGCTCGCCGCCCTCTCCATGGCCGCCCTGCCCCCGATGCTCGGCTTCGCCGCGAAGGAGTCGGCGTTCGAGGCGCTGCTGCACGGCGACACGGCGGACCGCTGGGCGCTCGGCATCACGGTCGCGGGCTCGGCGCTCACCGTCGCGTACACCGCCCGGTTCATCTGGGGCGGCTTCTTCCGCAAACCCGGGGTCGCCGACACCCCCGTGCACCGGGTCGGCCCGGCCTTCCTCGCCGCGCCCGCCGCGCTCGCCCTCTGCGGGCTCGTGCTCGGCCCCGGCATCGGCTGGACCGACCGGCTGCTCAGCGCCTACGCCGACGCGTTCCCGGCCCCCGCCCACCCGTACCACCTCGCGCTCTGGCACGGCTGGGGCACCGCCCTCCTCCTCTCCGCCGCGGCCACCGCGGGCGGTGCCGTCCTCTTCGCCGCGCGCGACCGGGTCGCCCGGCTGTCCCGGCGCATCGCCTGGCCCACCGCCGACGGCGTCTTCGGCCAGCTGCTCCTGGGCCTGGAACGGCTCTCCCTCCAGGCCACCGGCTTCGTCCAGCGCGGCTCCCTCTCCGTGTACCTCGCGACGACCCTGCTGGTGATGCTCGCCGGACAGCTCTCCGTGTTCGTCGTGGACCGGCCCTGGCAGGGCGCGTCCGCGCCCCGGCTCTGGGACGTCCCGCTCCAGGGCGCCGTCGCCGCCCTGACCTGCGCGGCGGCCCTCCTCTGCCTCACCGTCAGACGCCGCATGAAGGCCGTGGTGCTGGCCGGACTGACCGGCTACGGGACCGCCCTGCTGTTCGTCGTCCAGGGCGGCCCGGACCTGGCGCTCACCCAGTTCTGCGTGGAAACCGTGTCGATGATCGTGTTCGTGCTGGTCCTGCGGCGGATGCCGGTGCACTTCCAGGAGTCGGTGAGCCCCTGGCGGCGGGCCGTGCGCATCCCGGTCGCCCTGGCCGCCGCCGCGACGCTCGGCGTGGTCGTCTGGGTCGCCGCCGCCGCGCGCACCGCGTCCCCGGCGGGCGCCGCCATGGTCGAGGAGACCGCGCACCACGGCCTCAAGGACGTCGTCGCCACGATCCTCGTCGACCTCCGCGCCTGGGACACCATGGGGGAGTCCGCCGTGCTCGCCGCCGCCGCGATCGGCGTCACCAGCCTCATCTACCTGCACCGCCGCGCCGAGGGGGCGGCCGCGCCCGCCGAAGTACGCGGACACACCGCCTGGTCGGTGACCAACGAGCCGCTGACCGGGGTGCCCCAGGGCGACGAGGGGGCACCCGAGCGCGGCTGGCTGGCGGCCGGCTCCACGCTGGCGCCCGAGCACCGGTCCGTGGTCTTCGAGGTGGTGGCCCGGCTGCTGTTCCACCCGATCCTGGTGCTCTCGGTCTACCTGCTGTTCTGCGCCGAGAACATGCCGGGCGGCGGCTTCGTCGGCGGCCTCGTCGCGGGCCTCGCCCTGATCACCCGTTACCTCGCGGGCGGCCGCTTCGAACTCGCCGAGGCCGCGCCCCTGCAACCCGGCCTCTTCACCGGGCTCGGCCTGTTCCTCTCCACCGGGGTCGCCCTGATCGGCCTCTCGGACGGAACGGTCCTGCACGCCTGGACGTACCACGGCCACCTGCCGCTCATCGGCGCCTACGAGTTCGGCACCCCGGTCATCTTCGACTGCGGGGTCTACCTGCTGGTCCTCGGCGTCGTCCTCGACATCGTGCGGGCCCTCGGCGCCAAGATCGACCGGCAGATCGAGCGCGCCGCCGCCGAGAAGGCCGCCGCCCGCCGGGCCGGACCGGAGACCGGGGAGGCCACCCCGTGA
- a CDS encoding Na(+)/H(+) antiporter subunit C, with protein sequence MTVSASLLATAAVLCAVGGILMLTRPLTRILLGAVIAGNGINLFILSATGTAGREPLLYGVDLARVTDPLPQAIALTAIVITLATTAFLLAMAYRGHQLTGTDEVHDDLEDRRIVLRAEVLDERDELRERFRADGDRSAGARRAYRDERRRLRARLRADRALQARGRDATGDLWHDVLGADPEDYARNPEDSDNPGDTG encoded by the coding sequence GTGACCGTCAGCGCCTCGCTCCTCGCCACCGCCGCGGTCCTCTGCGCGGTCGGCGGCATCCTCATGCTGACCCGGCCCCTCACCCGCATCCTGCTGGGCGCGGTCATCGCCGGCAACGGCATCAACCTGTTCATCCTGTCCGCCACCGGAACGGCCGGCCGCGAACCCCTGCTGTACGGGGTCGACCTCGCCCGGGTCACCGACCCGCTGCCCCAGGCCATCGCGCTCACCGCGATCGTCATCACCCTGGCCACCACCGCGTTCCTGCTCGCCATGGCCTACCGCGGCCACCAGCTCACCGGCACCGACGAGGTGCACGACGACCTGGAGGACCGCCGCATCGTCCTGCGCGCGGAAGTCCTGGACGAGCGCGACGAACTGCGCGAGCGGTTCCGGGCCGACGGCGACCGCAGCGCCGGGGCCCGCCGCGCCTACCGCGACGAACGCCGCCGCCTCCGGGCCCGGCTGCGCGCCGACCGCGCCCTCCAGGCCCGGGGCCGCGACGCCACCGGTGACCTGTGGCACGACGTCCTCGGCGCGGACCCGGAGGACTACGCCAGGAACCCCGAGGACTCCGACAACCCAGGAGACACCGGATGA